A single region of the Nicotiana sylvestris chromosome 6, ASM39365v2, whole genome shotgun sequence genome encodes:
- the LOC104247827 gene encoding transcription factor MYB4-like, translating into MGRAPCCEKMGLKKGPWTPEEDQILISFIQQNGHGNWRALPKQAGLLRCGKSCRLRWTNYLRPDIKRGNFTKEEEDTIIQLHEMLGNRWSAIAAKLPGRTDNEIKNVWHTHLKKKLKDYKPPQNPKRHSKNHDSKGPTTSESSNNSHLTFIYTQKHIIDSSVPAPNSPQISSSTEMSTVTLVDDHQMVIKQEEMESSEYFPEIDESFWTDKLSTDNNWSNTHDHVMVTADQELQVQLPFSSLKEENVDMLTTKMEDDMDFWYNVFIKTDDLPELPEF; encoded by the exons ATGGGGAGAGCTCCTTGTTGTGAGAAAATGGGGCTGAAAAAAGGGCCATGGACTCCTGAAGAAGATCAGATCCTCATCTCTTTCATTCAACAAAATGGCCATGGCAACTGGCGAGCCCTTCCTAAACAAGCTG GACTATTGAGATGCGGGAAAAGTTGCAGACTGCGGTGGACGAATTATTTGCGACCAGATATAAAGAGGGGAAATTTCACAAAGGAAGAAGAAGATACAATTATCCAGttacatgaaatgcttggcaatag ATGGTCAGCAATAGCAGCAAAATTACCGGGACGAACAGACAATGAAATAAAAAATGTTTGGCACACCCACTTGAAGAAGAAGCTCAAAGATTATAAGCCTCCTCAGAACCCCAAAAGACACTCCAAAAATCATGATTCCAAGGGTCCTACTACTTCTGAGTCATCCAATAATTCTCATCTTACTTTTATTTACACACAAAAACACATTATTGATAGCTCAGTGCCAGCTCCTAACTCACCCCAAATTTCATCTAGTACTGAAATGTCAACTGTGACACTAGTCGATGATCATCAAATGGTGATTAAGCAAGAAGAAATGGAGTCGTCGGAGTATTTTCCAGAGATCGATGAGAGTTTTTGGACGGACAAATTATCAACGGACAATAACTGGAGTAATACTCATGATCATGTTATGGTTACTGCTGATCAAGAATTACAAGTTCAATTACCATTTTCCAGTTTGAAGGAAGAAAATGTGGACATGTTGACTACAAAAATGGAGGATGACATGGACTTTTGGTACAATGTTTTCATCAAGACTGATGACTTGCCAGAATTACCAGAATTTTGA